One genomic region from Populus nigra chromosome 8, ddPopNigr1.1, whole genome shotgun sequence encodes:
- the LOC133702402 gene encoding replication protein A 70 kDa DNA-binding subunit E-like produces the protein MNLTEGAISKITSGGATSAELKPTLQVTDLKQVQTKQPQQSDRFRLVLSDGSHLQQAMLGTQINHLVKDGNLRIGSIVQLNQYTCTTVQGRMIIIILELALVAEECELIGNPVSAQRSSGPSPSPVAQPGNVNASPKSFGTSSATGGVVGNQNMSAAPVQSPEINQFHNTPPSSNYGPGRFAPTNAPPHYPKVEATAGSVPSSGLYVNQNAGYLNPRPEISQPHMGSYSRPPQSAYQQPPPMYSNRGPVARNEAPPRIIPITALNPYQGRWTIKARVTAKGELRHYNNTRGDGKVFSFDLLDSDGGEIRVTCFNQVADQFYHQIEAGRVYLISKGNLKPAQKNFNHLRHDLEIFLESTSTIQPCFEDDNTIPKQQFHFRPISDVEDMENNSVVDVIGVVTSIAPTTSLMRKNGTETQKRTLQLKDMSGRSVELTLWGNFCNAEGQRLQHICDSGGFPVLAVKSGRISEFSGKAVGTISTSQLFIEPDSPEANRLKEWFDREGRNTPSLSISRETSTLGRSDVMKTISQIKDERLGTSEKPDWITVPATVIYVKSDNFCYTACPIMSGERPCNKKVTNNGDGKWRCEKCDQSVDECDYRYILQFQIQDHTGITWVTAFQECGEEIMGISAKDLHYLKHEQQDDEGFSKVLRQVLFSRYVFKLKVKEETFSDEQRVKSTVVKSEKVNYSSQSRLLLDMMEKFKSGNDTSFAYKAESSYHNPGVNNAVIGNFGGRQAGPPGSNSVGSTSYAGNVGLPANQLGQYGNQQSPVFPMQSSSGAYLICNSCGATSHSSANCPSMVNAPRQSMGGSYANRTSQGGTGECYKCHQVGHWARDCPGLSSSGKMGGISKQHVGGF, from the exons ATGAATCTGACGGAAGGAGCAATATCCAAGATAACGAGCGGAGGAGCCACCTCGGCCGAACTGAAGCCGACTCTGCAAGTGACAGATTTGAAGCAGGTGCAGACGAAGCAACCGCAACAGAGTGATCGGTTTCGGTTGGTTTTATCTGATGGGTCTCATTTGCAACAAGCTATGCTTGGGACTCAAATTAATCATTTGGTTAAAGACGGGAACTTGCGGATTGGTTCTATTGTTCAGTTGAATCAGTATACTTGTACTACCGTTCAAGGCCGCAT gattattattattctcgAATTGGCCCTGGTAGCTGAAGAATGTGAGTTGATTGGAAATCCTGTATCGGCTCAAAGATCTTCAGGGCCTTCACCATCGCCGGTTGCTCAACCAGGAAACGTCAATGCAAGTCCTAAGTCATTTGGTACCAGCTCAGCTACTGGTGGTGTGGTTGGGAATCAAAATATGTCTGCAGCACCTGTACAAAGCCCTGAGATAAATCAGTTTCATAACACACCCCCTTCTAGCAATTATGGCCCAGGAAGGTTTGCTCCAACAAATGCTCCACCACATTATCCGAAAGTAGAAGCTACTGCTGGATCAGTTCCATCAAGCGGGTTGTATGTTAATCAGAATGCAGGTTACCTTAACCCTAGACCAGAAATTTCACAGCCTCATATGGGAAGTTATTCCCGCCCCCCACAGTCAGCATATCAGCAACCGCCTCCAATGTACAGTAACAGAGGACCAGTTGCTAGGAATGAGGCTCCGCCAAGGATCATTCCAATAACAGCATTGAATCCATACCAGGGTAGGTGGACTATTAAGGCCAGGGTGACTGCAAAAGGAGAGCTCAGGCATTATAATAATACTCGTGGTGATGGTAAAGTTTTCTCCTTCGATCTTCTTGATTCTGATGGCGGAGAGATCAGAGTGACCTGCTTTAACCAAGTGGCTGACCAATTCTACCACCAGATTGAAGCTGGCAGGGTTTATTTGATTTCCAAGGGAAATTTAAAACCTGCTCAAAAGAATTTCAACCACCTTCGTCATGATCTAGAAATTTTCCTGGAGAGCACTTCAACCATACAGCCATGCTTTGAGGATGACAACACAATTCCAAAGCAGCAATTTCATTTCCGTCCCATTAGTGATGTTGAAGACATGGAGAACAATAGTGTTGTGGATGTAATTGGGGTGGTAACATCCATTGCTCCCACTACTTCGTTAATGAGAAAAAATGGGACAGAAACTCAGAAGAGAACCCTCCAATTGAAGGATATGTCTGGTCGAAGTGTTGAATTAACCCTCTGGGGAAATTTCTGCAATGCTGAGGGTCAAAGGCTACAACACATCTGTGATTCAGGAGGTTTCCCTGTTCTTGCTGTCAAATCAGGTAGAATCAGTGAATTTAGTGGGAAGGCAGTGGGGACTATATCTACAAGTCAGCTATTTATAGAACCAGATTCTCCAGAGGCTAACAGGCTAAAGGAATGGTTTGACAGAGAAGGGAGGAACACTCCTTCTCTTTCAATTTCTAGGGAAACTTCAACTTTGGGCAGGTCAGATGTCATGAAGACTATTTCTCAAATAAAGGATGAGAGGCTAGGAACATCTGAGAAGCCTGATTGGATCACTGTCCCTGCGACTGTTATATATGTTAAGTCTGACAATTTCTGCTATACGGCGTGCCCCATCATGTCAGGGGAACGGCCATGCAATAAAAAAGTCACCAATAATGGAGATGGGAAGTGGCGGTGTGAAAAGTGTGATCAATCTGTGGATGAATGTGACTACAGATATATACTCCAGTTTCAGATACAGGACCATACTGGCATAACATGGGTGACTGCATTCCAGGAATGTGGTGAGGAGATAATGGGTATATCTGCAAAAGATTTACATTATTTGAAGCATGAACAGCAAGATGATGAGGGATTTTCAAAAGTACTTCGCCAGGTTCTGTTTAGTAGATATGTATTCAAGTTAAAAGTAAAGGAGGAAACTTTCAGTGATGAACAGCGCGTAAAGTCTACTGTTGTCAAATCAGAAAAGGTGAATTATTCATCTCAGTCCAGGCTTCTTCTGGATATGATGGAGAAGTTTAAATCAGGGAATGATACTTCTTTTGCCTACAAAGCAGAATCTAGTTACCATAACCCTGGAGTGAATAATGCTGTAATTGGAAATTTTGGAGGCAGACAAGCTGGACCTCCAGGATCAAACTCTGTGGGGAGCACCAGCTATGCTGGTAATGTTGGGTTACCAGCAAATCAATTGGGCCAGTATGGAAACCAGCAAAGCCCTGTGTTCCCCATGCAAAGTTCTTCCGGTGCTTATCTAATCTGCAACAGCTGTGGGGCCACCAGTCATAGCTCAGCAAATTGCCCGAGTATGGTGAATGCTCCGCGGCAGTCTATGGGAGGGAGCTATGCCAATAGAACATCTCAGGGGGGCACTGGTGAATGCTATAAATGCCATCAAGTTGGGCACTGGGCAAGAGACTGCCCTGGCTTAAGCAGCTCTGGCAAAATGGGAGGTATTTCAAAGCAACATGTGGGTGGTTTCTGA
- the LOC133701176 gene encoding DNA-directed RNA polymerases I, II, and III subunit RPABC5, whose protein sequence is MIIPVRCFTCGKVIGNKWDTYLDLLQADYTEGDALDALGLVRYCCRRMLMTHVDLIEKLLNYNTLEKSEGS, encoded by the exons ATGATTATCCCAGTTCGTTGTTTCACTTGCGGCAag GTGATTGGGAACAAATGGGATACGTATCTTGATCTTCTCCAAGCTGATTACACTGAAGG AGATGCTCTTGATGCGTTGGGGTTGGTTCGGTATTGCTGTAGAAGAATGCTCATGACTCATGTCGACCTTATTGAGAAGCTTCTGAACTACAATA CTCTGGAGAAAAGTGAGGGCAGTTGA
- the LOC133701005 gene encoding large ribosomal subunit protein eL13z-like, which translates to MVKHNNVVPNGHFKKHWQNYVKTWFNQPARKTRRRIARQKKAVKIFPRPTAGPLRPIVHGQTLKYNMKVRAGRGFSLEELKAAGIPKKLAPTIGIAVDHRRKNRSLEGIQANIRRLNTYKAKLVVFPRRARKLKAGDSAPEELATATQVQGQFMPIVREKASVELVKVTEEMKSFKAYDKLRAERTNARHVGVRLKRAAEAEKEEKK; encoded by the exons ATGGTTAAGCATAACAATGTTGTGCCCAATGGGCACTTCAAGAAGCACTGGCAAAACTATGTCAAGACATGGTTTAACCAACCAGCCCGAAAGACTCGCAGACGCATCG CTCGTCAGAAGAAGGCAGTCAAGATCTTTCCTCGGCCTACAGCTGGACCTCTTCGACCTATTGTACATGGCCAGACTTTGAAGTATAATATGAAAGTGAGAGCTGGTAGGGGGTTTTCTCTTGAAGAACTCAAG GCTGCTGGTATTCCAAAGAAACTTGCTCCTACAATAGGAATTGCAGTTGATCACCGTCGCAAGAATCGCTCCTTGGAGGGTATCCAGGCTAACATTCGGAGGCTGAACACCTACAAGGCCAAATTGGTTGTCTTCCCAAGACGGGCTCGCAAGTTGAAG GCTGGTGATTCTGCTCCTGAGGAACTGGCAACTGCTACTCAAGTACAAGGACAGTTTATGCCTATTGTACGTGAGAAGGCGTCTGTGGAGCTTGTGAAGGTCACCGAGGAGATGAAGTCATTCAAGGCTTATGACAAGCTCCGTGCGGAGCGTACGAATGCCCGCCATGTTGGTGTCAGGCTGAAGAGGGCTGCAGAAGCcgagaaggaagagaagaagtaG
- the LOC133701552 gene encoding probable methyltransferase PMT21 isoform X2 gives MKHKDGKPGSHPDKNSRAFPMAMMFVVLCGLSFYLGGIFCSERDKIEVKDVAKVVSSPKESSVAPLQIKSTAFPECSSDYQDYTPCTDPRRWKKYGNHRLTFMERHCPPVFERKECLVPPPEGYKPPITWPKSRDQCWYRNVPYDWINKQKSNQNWLRKEGEKFLFPGGGTMFPRGVGAYVDLMQDLIPEMKDGTIRTAIDTGCGVASWGGDLLDRGILTVSLAPRDNHEAQVQFALERGIPAILGIISTQRLPFPSNAFDMAHCSRCLIPWTEFGGIYLLEVHRILRPGGFWVLSGPPVNYENHWRGWNTTVEEQKSDYEKLQELLTSMCFKLYDKKDDIAVWQKASDNSCYSKLTYPDAYPPKCDDSLEPDSAWYTPLRPCVVVPSPRIKKSVMESIPKWPQRLHVTPERILDVHGGSASAFKHDDSKWKIRAKHYKKLLPALGSDKIRNVMDMNTVYGGFAAAVIDDPLWVMNVVSSYAANTLPVVFDRGLIGTFHDW, from the exons ATGAAGCATAAAGATGGAAAACCAGGGTCCCATCCTGATAAAAACTCCAGGGCTTTTCCCATGGCGATGATGTTTGTGGTACTCTGTGGGCTTTCATTCTATCTTGGTGGAATTTTCTGTTCTGAGAGAGATAAAATTGAGGTCAAGGACGTGGCAAAGGTGGTCTCCTCACCCAAGGAATCGTCAGTTGCTCCTCTCCAAATTAAATCCACTGCATTTCCTGAATGCAGCAGCGACTATCAAGACTACACTCCATGCACGGATCCAAGG AGGTGGAAGAAATATGGTAATCATCGGCTTACTTTCATGGAACGCCACTGTCCTCCGGTTTTTGAAAGGAAGGAATGCTTAGTTCCACCACCGGAAGGGTATAAGCCTCCAATAACATGGCCAAAGAGCAGGGATCAGTGTTGGTACAG GAATGTACCATATGATTGGATTAACAAGCAGAAATCTAACCAGAACTGGCTGAGAAAAGAGGGGGAGAAGTTCCTCTTTCCTGGTGGGGGCACTATGTTTCCCAGAGGAGTGGGTGCCTATGTTGATCTGATGCAAGATCTTATCCCTGAAATGAAAGATGGGACCATTCGCACTGCCATTGATACTGGGTGTGGG gtTGCTAGCTGGGGAGGTGATCTATTAGATCGCGGGATTCTAACTGTTTCTCTTGCCCCAAGAGATAACCATGAGGCTCAAGTCCAGTTTGCATTAGAACGTGGAATTCCTGCAATTCTTGGCATCATTTCCACACAAAGACTTCCCTTCCCATCAAATGCATTCGATATGGCTCATTGCTCCAGATGTCTTATCCCATGGACAGAATTTG GTGGAATTTATCTTCTGGAAGTTCACCGTATTCTCCGTCCCGGTGGCTTCTGGGTTCTGTCTGGTCCTCCTGTTAACTATGAAAACCATTGGCGAGGCTGGAATACTACTGTGGAAGAGCAGAAATCTGATTATGAAAAGTTGCAAGAACTGCTGACTTCGATGTGCTTCAAATTGTATGACAAAAAGGATGACATTGCTGTGTGGCAGAAAGCTTCAGATAATAGTTGCTACAGTAAACTTACCTATCCCGATGCCTACCCACCAAAGTGCGATGATAGCCTGGAACCAGATTCAGCATGGTACACTCCACTCCGCCCTTGCGTTGTTGTTCCAAGCCCAAGAATTAAGAAATCAGTTATGGAGTCCATCCCCAAATGGCCACAGAGGTTGCATGTTACACCTGAACGCATTTTAGATGTTCATGGTGGGAGTGCTAGTGCTTTTAAGCATGATGACAGCAAGTGGAAGATTCGTGCAAAGCACTACAAGAAGTTGCTCCCAGCACTTGGGTCTGATAAGATAAGAAATGTTATGGACATGAATACAGTTTATGGAGGTTTTGCTGCAGCTGTGATTGATGATCCCCTGTGGGTCATGAATGTGGTCTCTTCATATGCTGCCAACACACTTCCTGTTGTTTTTGACCGTGGCCTCATCGGAACTTTTCATGATTGGTAA
- the LOC133701552 gene encoding probable methyltransferase PMT21 isoform X1: MKHKDGKPGSHPDKNSRAFPMAMMFVVLCGLSFYLGGIFCSERDKIEVKDVAKVVSSPKESSVAPLQIKSTAFPECSSDYQDYTPCTDPRRWKKYGNHRLTFMERHCPPVFERKECLVPPPEGYKPPITWPKSRDQCWYRNVPYDWINKQKSNQNWLRKEGEKFLFPGGGTMFPRGVGAYVDLMQDLIPEMKDGTIRTAIDTGCGVASWGGDLLDRGILTVSLAPRDNHEAQVQFALERGIPAILGIISTQRLPFPSNAFDMAHCSRCLIPWTEFGGIYLLEVHRILRPGGFWVLSGPPVNYENHWRGWNTTVEEQKSDYEKLQELLTSMCFKLYDKKDDIAVWQKASDNSCYSKLTYPDAYPPKCDDSLEPDSAWYTPLRPCVVVPSPRIKKSVMESIPKWPQRLHVTPERILDVHGGSASAFKHDDSKWKIRAKHYKKLLPALGSDKIRNVMDMNTVYGGFAAAVIDDPLWVMNVVSSYAANTLPVVFDRGLIGTFHDWCEAFSTYPRTYDLLHLDGLFTAESHRCDMKYVLLEMDRILRPAGYAIIRESSYFMDAISTIARGLRWSCRGEDTEYGVEKEKILICQKKLWHSSNQSSR, from the exons ATGAAGCATAAAGATGGAAAACCAGGGTCCCATCCTGATAAAAACTCCAGGGCTTTTCCCATGGCGATGATGTTTGTGGTACTCTGTGGGCTTTCATTCTATCTTGGTGGAATTTTCTGTTCTGAGAGAGATAAAATTGAGGTCAAGGACGTGGCAAAGGTGGTCTCCTCACCCAAGGAATCGTCAGTTGCTCCTCTCCAAATTAAATCCACTGCATTTCCTGAATGCAGCAGCGACTATCAAGACTACACTCCATGCACGGATCCAAGG AGGTGGAAGAAATATGGTAATCATCGGCTTACTTTCATGGAACGCCACTGTCCTCCGGTTTTTGAAAGGAAGGAATGCTTAGTTCCACCACCGGAAGGGTATAAGCCTCCAATAACATGGCCAAAGAGCAGGGATCAGTGTTGGTACAG GAATGTACCATATGATTGGATTAACAAGCAGAAATCTAACCAGAACTGGCTGAGAAAAGAGGGGGAGAAGTTCCTCTTTCCTGGTGGGGGCACTATGTTTCCCAGAGGAGTGGGTGCCTATGTTGATCTGATGCAAGATCTTATCCCTGAAATGAAAGATGGGACCATTCGCACTGCCATTGATACTGGGTGTGGG gtTGCTAGCTGGGGAGGTGATCTATTAGATCGCGGGATTCTAACTGTTTCTCTTGCCCCAAGAGATAACCATGAGGCTCAAGTCCAGTTTGCATTAGAACGTGGAATTCCTGCAATTCTTGGCATCATTTCCACACAAAGACTTCCCTTCCCATCAAATGCATTCGATATGGCTCATTGCTCCAGATGTCTTATCCCATGGACAGAATTTG GTGGAATTTATCTTCTGGAAGTTCACCGTATTCTCCGTCCCGGTGGCTTCTGGGTTCTGTCTGGTCCTCCTGTTAACTATGAAAACCATTGGCGAGGCTGGAATACTACTGTGGAAGAGCAGAAATCTGATTATGAAAAGTTGCAAGAACTGCTGACTTCGATGTGCTTCAAATTGTATGACAAAAAGGATGACATTGCTGTGTGGCAGAAAGCTTCAGATAATAGTTGCTACAGTAAACTTACCTATCCCGATGCCTACCCACCAAAGTGCGATGATAGCCTGGAACCAGATTCAGCATGGTACACTCCACTCCGCCCTTGCGTTGTTGTTCCAAGCCCAAGAATTAAGAAATCAGTTATGGAGTCCATCCCCAAATGGCCACAGAGGTTGCATGTTACACCTGAACGCATTTTAGATGTTCATGGTGGGAGTGCTAGTGCTTTTAAGCATGATGACAGCAAGTGGAAGATTCGTGCAAAGCACTACAAGAAGTTGCTCCCAGCACTTGGGTCTGATAAGATAAGAAATGTTATGGACATGAATACAGTTTATGGAGGTTTTGCTGCAGCTGTGATTGATGATCCCCTGTGGGTCATGAATGTGGTCTCTTCATATGCTGCCAACACACTTCCTGTTGTTTTTGACCGTGGCCTCATCGGAACTTTTCATGATTG gTGTGAAGCTTTCTCAACTTATCCTCGAACTTATGATCTCCTTCACCTTGATGGCCTCTTCACTGCAGAAAGCCACAG ATGTGATATGAAGTATGTGCTTTTGGAGATGGATCGGATCCTAAGACCTGCCGGTTATGCAATAATACGAGAATCCAGCTATTTCATGGATGCCATTTCTACCATTGCCAGGGGTTTGAGGTGGAGCTGCCGTGGAGAAGACACTGAATATGGAGTtgagaaagagaaaatattgaTTTGCCAGAAGAAACTCTGGCATTCCTCTAACCAAAGTTCAAGATGA
- the LOC133700690 gene encoding uncharacterized protein LOC133700690 — protein sequence MDVSDDEMELEIETPENGKKGFMYLAFRLTSALLFPIFAFLFLSILLGFLAILMGHFSITTPPSLPFQCRILSSSVDLRSSKICELGLLNYKAKHVFYPNNRSKFRCRYDYYWASVFELEYEDYSLGQTRFALAEAPNEALPLNCRPNFGAAWLAKDKFKVNKTYDCWYTSGISKVSLYRDDLFSCQAKDPSQVEMIKRYFILSKEMLHSSPVWKKGKVSYWGWETVAGVITGFSTSIITISFIKILQYIKSWLRLTSVAMMFSRANIVFFKRACFLVAYFSFMGWLTIQYGKRFGLPEIYRVDNY from the exons ATGGATGTTAGTGATGATGAGATGGAATTAGAAATAGAAACCCCTGAAAATGGGAAAAAGGGTTTCATGTATCTAGCTTTTCGATTAACCTCAGCTCTTCTTTTCCCAATCTTTGCCTTCCTTTTCTTGTCAATATTATTAGGTTTCTTAGCAATTCTCATGGGCCATTTTTCTATTACAACCCCCCCCTCTCTTCCATTTCAGTGCAGGATACTCTCCAGTA GCGTGGATCTTAGATCATCTAAGATTTGTGAGCTTGGGTTGTTGAATTATAAAGCCAAGCATGTGTTTTATCCAAATAACAGAAGCAAATTTCGCTGCCGCTATGATTACTACTGGGCTTCAGTGTTTGAG TTGGAATACGAAGATTATTCTTTGGGTCAGACTCGATTTGCTTTAGCAGAGGCTCCAAACGAGGCCCTTCCTCTAAATTGCCGCCCTAATTTTGGTGCTGCATGGTTGGCCAAAGATAAATTCAAG GTTAATAAAACCTATGACTGCTGGTATACATCAGGCATTTCGAAAGTGAGTTTATATCGTGATGATCTTTTCAGTTGTCAAGCAAAAGATCCATCTCAAGTTGAGATGATTAAACGTTATTTCATCCT GTCTAAAGAGATGTTGCACTCCTCCCCAGTCTGGAAGAAAGGAAAAGTTAGCTATTGGGGGTGGGAAACGGTAGCCGGAGTTATTACTGGTTTTTCAACTTCTATAATCACCATCAGCTTTATAAAAATCCTACAGTACATTAAATCATGGCTTCGTCTAACTTCTGTAGCTATGATGTTTTCTCGCGCCAATATAGTTTTCTTCAAGCGAGCTTGTTTTCTTGTGGCGTACTTTTCTTTTATGGGCTGGTTGACAATCCAGTATGGGAAAAGGTTTGGTCTCCCTGAGATTTACAGAGTTGATAATTACTAG